In Montipora capricornis isolate CH-2021 chromosome 4, ASM3666992v2, whole genome shotgun sequence, a single genomic region encodes these proteins:
- the LOC138047445 gene encoding adrenocorticotropic hormone receptor-like: protein MPLIHLASAICLSVLSFTTITSNLLLLVAVWKDPFKCFSAPTTAFIVALSLADLMTALTTEPFFAAYYFVVYFQEGDAVSSVLTDLSNTGSVISSVAISFSFLIVLALSWSQYVALKFPHNFKRVVNKRNIITFVVLSLVYLLCFTSVQFMGVDKYSFLKVSLAVNSTFLSVNLMFIMFILNLEFRRYVKRQREASSFETRTDRKTGSKNLQQQFTAVTIYLAGILLLSALPHVITAQIYLYFSDSLSPQAAWNFQIALQISDLLLFLKVCLDTFVYAWRLPIYRRTIKTLFCSVVQ, encoded by the coding sequence ATGCCATTGATTCATCTTGCTAGTGCCATTTGCTTGTCTGTTCTCTCTTTCACCACAATTACAAGCAATCTACTTCTACTCGTTGCCGTTTGGAAAGATCCATTTAAATGCTTTAGTGCTCCTACAACAGCTTTTATTGTTGCACTCAGTTTGGCAGATCTTATGACCGCCCTCACGACCGAACCGTTTTTCGCTGCATATTACTTCGTGGTTTATTTCCAAGAAGGCGACGCGGTTAGTAGTGTTTTAACTGACCTTAGCAACACAGGGAGTGTCATTTCCAGCGTGGCCATAAGCTTCTCTTTCCTAATAGTATTGGCTTTATCCTGGTCTCAATATGTTGCGTTGAAGTTTCCACACAATTTCAAAAGAGTCGTCAACAAGCGAAACATAATAACATTCGTTGTTCTTAGCTTGGTGTATTTGCTATGCTTCACATCTGTCCAGTTCATGGGAGTAGATAAATACAGTTTTCTCAAAGTCAGCTTAGCGGTGAATTCTACGTTTCTCTCGGTGAATTTGATGTTTATTATGTTCATTTTAAACTTAGAGTTTCGCCGCTACGTTAAAAGGCAAAGAGAGGCCTCTTCGTTTGAAACGAGGACCGACCGGAAAACAGGCAGCAAAAATCTGCAACAACAGTTCACAGCAGTCACTATTTACTTGGCTGGTATTCTCCTCTTGTCAGCCTTACCACATGTGATTACCGCCCAAATATATCTTTACTTCTCCGATTCGTTGTCTCCGCAAGCTGCGTGGAATTTTCAGATAGCTCTTCAAATTTCAGATCttctgttgtttcttaaagtgTGTCTGGATACGTTTGTTTATGCTTGGCGTCTCCCAATCTACCGAAGAACAATAAAGACACTCTTTTGTTCAGTGGTCCAGTAA
- the LOC138047446 gene encoding centromere protein V-like, whose amino-acid sequence MFTYSVIISEQRVNWALQPRILFVDCLEMASEGSQLVKHRGGCHCGKIRYEVMAPAVLYVLDCNCSICVKKQNKHFIVPEAHFTLLQGEDDLICYTFNTHAAKHLFCKTCGVQSFYRPRSNPDGYGVMPHCLDEGTVKAIKVDACDGKNWEKFIAENPELQQRSKLKD is encoded by the exons ATGTTTACATATTCTGTGATTATTTCCGAGCAACGTGTAAACTGGGCTTTGCAACCACGCATTCTTTTCGTGGACTGTTTGGAAATGGCTTCTGAGGGGTCGCAACTTGTTAAACACAGAGGGGGATGTCATTGCGGCAAGATCCGATATGAAGTGATGGCACCTGCAGTGTTATATGTTTTAGATTGCAA CTGCAGTATTTGTgtgaagaaacaaaacaaacatttcattGTTCCAGAGGCACACTTTACTTTGCTTCAG GGAGAAGATGATTTAATTTGCTACACTTTTAATACCCATGCTGCAAAGCATCTTTTTTGCAAGACGTGTGGTGTGCAGAGTTTCTACAGGCCTCGTTCCAATCCAGATGGCTATGGAGTAATGCCACATTGTTTAGATGAAGGCACAGTAAAGGCTATAAAAGTTGATGCTTGTGATGGAAAAAACTGGGAAAAATTCATTGCAGAAAATCCAGAACTTCAACAGCGATCTAAGTTAAAGGATTGA
- the LOC138047443 gene encoding glycosyltransferase 1 domain-containing protein 1-like translates to MKVLLIASLTAETGNFSTASRLHKSLCENKNYDCWLRCITCFKDGSLLRKFVSIHGIKCAIGIHAWRSGRLLLDCPVPFAIVFGGTDLNEHCKDEEKFEIISKVVEESRYLVAFSKPMKRRALLMWPGIEDKIILQPQATLVAPSGFKLHGYLKQTRNSLKQPAALKGCQCIETIHDLTNSDLIVFMLVAGLRRVKDPLYLAESIAEWHKKDKRIHLIIVGPELDTEFARQVKREVQRFPGVVVIQPLLSCDLHAAIQDSFAVVNSSTSEGMASAILESMNLGCPVLARNIPGNSAVIQHRETGLLYDTPEQFVELARELKESPSLRTLLTKNAKTYLSKHHSTDKETKTYRCLVEKLVSLSN, encoded by the exons ATGAAGGTCTTACTTATCGCCTCATTGACAGCAGAGACTGGCAATTTCTCTACCGCATCTCGATTACA TAAATCGCtgtgtgaaaacaaaaattatgatTGCTGGTTGCGCTGTATCACATGCTTCAAAGATGGGTCACTGCTGAGAAAGTTTGTTTCCATCCATGGCATTAAATGTGCTATTGGAATTCATGCATGGAGATCTGGAAGACTTTTATTAG ATTGTCCAGTCCCTTTTGCAATTGTATTTGGAGGAACAGATCTCAATGAACATTGCAAAGATGAGGAAAAATTTGAAATCATAAGCAAAGTGGTTGAAGAATCGAG atatcTTGTGGCTTTTAGTAAGCCAATGAAAAGACGAGCATTGTTGATGTGG CCTGGAATTGAAGACAAAATCATTTTGCAGCCACAAG CTACATTGGTTGCACCTTCTGGATTTAAGCTACATGGATATTTAAAGCAAACAAGGA ATTCACTGAAACAACCTGCAGCATTGAAAGGCTGCCAATGCATTGAGACAATCCATGATCTTACAAATTCTGACTTG ATTGTGTTCATGCTGGTTGCTGGTTTGAGGCGTGTCAAAGACCCACTGTACTTAGCAGAATCAATAGCAG AGTGGCACAAAAAGGACAAGCGTATACATTTAATAATTGTGGGGCCAGAG cTTGACACTGAATTTGCAAGACAAGTCAAAAGGGAAGTCCAAAG ATTTCCTGGAGTTGTGGTAATACAGCCATTATTATCTTGTGATCTTCATGCTGCCATTCAGGATTCATTTGCTGTTGTGAACAGTTCAACAAGTGAAGGAATGGCCTCTGCAATTCTTGAG TCAATGAATCTTGGTTGCCCTGTGTTAGCACGTAACATTCCTGGAAATTCTGCTGTGATTCAGCACAGAGAGACCGGGCTTTTGTATGATACACCAGAG caatttgTTGAGCTTGCAAGAGAGTTGAAGGAATCTCCATCACTCCGCACTCTTCtcacaaaaaatgcaaaaacatacTTGAGTAAACATCACTCCACagacaaggaaacaaaaacatacaGATGCCTGGTGGAAAAACTAGTTTCTCTTTCCAATTAA
- the LOC138047444 gene encoding melanopsin-like, with protein sequence MNSTANSNQANNGTVSIDASALAIAVQTLTISLLLLAFLTVFSNGLFLVTFYKDPLKCLRTPTAIFMAGLSSSNFLTGLIVEPAYVGIFLSAMHSGASFGSKSMRVFLRFMEVFSFVTITSSFLIMLALGIVQYLLIKHPRIYNKSVSAKSAVIGIIFIFIYSILFALLPEMTGINKGLLSFIDLLIHNLLLTVALVTLYLVVYCQFRKLTERHRNADLQENSEEHGASIEPTESEKQRLQAENDFVYGTIILTTVLIVTVWPFCICVIIAMVYGFTLATYLAWIISLIILLLKFALDPFVFAWRLRKYRKSLELVWQRMCQCGKPSLPPASYHRSEPEITSPSSEHDHCGVEVTVVDGTGPV encoded by the coding sequence ATGAACTCGACTGCAAACAGCAATCAAGCTAACAATGGCACTGTTTCCATTGACGCTTCTGCCTTGGCCATAGCCGTGCAAACTCTTACAATTAGTCTCCTTCTGCTTGCTTTTCTCACTGTTTTCAGCAATGGATTGTTTCTGGTGACATTTTACAAAGATCCTTTGAAGTGTTTACGAACGCCAACTGCAATCTTCATGGCTGGCTTGTCGAGTTCAAACTTTCTCACAGGTCTTATTGTGGAGCCAGCTTATGTGGGCATTTTTTTGTCGGCAATGCACAGCGGTGCATCTTTCGGCAGCAAATCTATGAGAGTATTTCTTCGCTTTATGGAAGTTTTTAGTTTTGTGACCATCACAAGTTCCTTTCTGATCATGCTTGCTCTGGGTATAGTGCAGTATTTGCTGATTAAGCACCCTAGAATTTACAACAAATCCGTCAGTGCTAAGTCAGCGGTTATCGggattattttcattttcatctaTTCCATCTTGTTCGCGCTGTTGCCAGAAATGACAGGCATTAATAAAGGCCTGCTCTCTTTCATAGATCTGCTAATTCACAACTTGCTGTTAACTGTTGCCCTTGTCACACTTTATCTCGTCGTGTATTGCCAGTTCCGTAAATTGACCGAACGTCATCGTAATGCAGATCTGCAGGAGAATTCCGAGGAACACGGGGCTTCTATAGAACCGACAGAATCCGAGAAACAGCGTCTCCAGGCAGAAAATGACTTTGTGTATGGCACTATCATTTTGACTACAGTCCTAATTGTGACTGTTTGGCCTTTTTGCATATGTGTGATCATTGCGATGGTGTATGGTTTCACACTTGCAACCTATCTTGCATGGATAATCTCACTGATCATATTGCTGTTGAAGTTCGCACTTGACCCCTTTGTGTTTGCATGGCGCCTACGGAAGTACAGAAAGTCCTTGGAGCTTGTTTGGCAGCGCATGTGTCAATGTGGCAAGCCATCTCTTCCACCTGCTTCTTACCACAGAAGTGAGCCAGAGATCACTTCTCCCAGCTCGGAGCACGATCACTGTGGTGTTGAGGTGACTGTTGTAGATGGGACTGGTCCTGTGTAA